Proteins from a genomic interval of Deltaproteobacteria bacterium:
- a CDS encoding acetyl ornithine aminotransferase family protein has translation MKYPRIKTSLPGPKAKRLIEVDNQFVSPSYTRIYPLVVQSARGLWVKDPDGNEFLDFTAGIAVCATGHCHPVVVRAIKKQSERLLHMSGTDFYYTPQILLARKLASLAAGSSGSKVYFGNSGAEAVEAAFKLARWHTRRELNLAFFGAFHGRTMGALSLTASKAIQKKHYNPLVPGITHIPYAYCYRCPYHLSYPGCAIACVQWIEETLFRTTIPPEEVAAIFVEPIQGEGGYIVPPVEFHQELFKIARKYDILYIADEVQSGMGRTGKMFAMEHFRVSPDIMTVAKGIASGLPLGAMIARAEIMDWEAGSHASTFGGNPLSCEAALATIDLLEKELMDNAAEQGRRFRAGLQELQKSFECIGDVRGKGLMIGIELVKDRHSKERAGEWRNQVIDNAFRKGLLLLGCGENSIRLCPALTVSEEEISVCLSILEESLKELFG, from the coding sequence ATGAAATACCCGCGAATAAAGACGTCCCTGCCAGGGCCAAAGGCCAAAAGGCTAATTGAAGTAGACAACCAGTTCGTCTCACCCTCCTACACCAGAATCTATCCCCTGGTGGTGCAGTCTGCCCGGGGCCTGTGGGTCAAAGATCCGGACGGCAATGAGTTTCTTGATTTTACTGCCGGCATAGCAGTTTGTGCCACCGGCCACTGCCATCCCGTTGTGGTCAGGGCAATCAAGAAGCAGAGTGAGCGTCTTCTCCACATGTCGGGAACCGACTTTTACTACACGCCGCAAATCCTGCTGGCGCGCAAGCTTGCCAGCCTGGCAGCGGGCAGCAGCGGCAGCAAGGTATATTTCGGCAACTCGGGAGCCGAAGCAGTGGAGGCTGCCTTCAAACTGGCCCGCTGGCACACCCGCCGCGAACTGAACCTGGCTTTTTTCGGCGCCTTTCATGGCAGGACAATGGGCGCCCTGTCTCTGACTGCCAGCAAGGCCATTCAGAAAAAGCACTACAACCCCCTGGTGCCCGGCATTACTCACATTCCGTATGCTTACTGCTATCGGTGCCCGTATCACCTCAGCTACCCCGGCTGCGCCATTGCCTGCGTCCAGTGGATCGAGGAGACCCTCTTTCGCACAACTATACCCCCGGAAGAGGTGGCTGCCATTTTTGTGGAGCCCATCCAGGGCGAAGGAGGCTACATTGTGCCTCCGGTAGAGTTTCACCAGGAACTTTTCAAGATAGCTCGCAAGTATGACATACTCTATATTGCCGACGAGGTGCAGTCCGGCATGGGGCGAACCGGCAAGATGTTTGCCATGGAACATTTCAGGGTGTCACCCGACATTATGACCGTGGCCAAGGGCATCGCCTCCGGCCTGCCACTGGGGGCCATGATAGCCCGGGCCGAAATCATGGATTGGGAGGCTGGCTCGCACGCCTCCACCTTTGGCGGCAATCCCCTTTCCTGCGAAGCTGCTCTGGCCACCATAGATCTCCTGGAAAAGGAACTCATGGACAACGCTGCTGAACAGGGGCGCCGCTTCAGGGCAGGCCTGCAGGAGCTGCAGAAATCATTTGAGTGCATCGGTGATGTGCGGGGCAAAGGCTTGATGATCGGCATAGAGCTGGTCAAGGACCGGCACAGCAAAGAGCGGGCAGGAGAGTGGCGCAACCAGGTGATCGACAATGCCTTTCGAAAAGGATTGCTCCTGCTCGGCTGCGGCGAGAACAGTATTCGCTTGTGCCCGGCACTCACTGTGAGTGAGGAAGAAATCTCGGTCTGTCTCTCCATCCTCGAGGAATCCTTGAAGGAGCTTTTCGGGTAG
- a CDS encoding ferredoxin:thioredoxin reductase, giving the protein MMDAEKLYEVLRKVQEPKGYYFNADRERTMELLEGLLQNKQRYGYMACPCRLANGDREWDKDIICPCVYREPDVKEYGSCYCNLYVSREWNEGKIPHTYVPERRPPEKIRF; this is encoded by the coding sequence ATGATGGATGCTGAGAAGCTCTACGAGGTATTGCGGAAGGTACAGGAGCCGAAAGGCTACTATTTCAATGCGGACAGGGAACGCACCATGGAGCTCCTGGAGGGGCTCCTACAGAACAAGCAGCGCTATGGCTACATGGCCTGTCCCTGCAGATTGGCGAATGGCGATCGGGAATGGGACAAGGATATAATCTGTCCCTGCGTCTACCGCGAGCCCGATGTGAAGGAGTACGGCAGCTGCTACTGCAACCTCTACGTGTCCAGGGAGTGGAACGAGGGGAAGATCCCCCACACCTATGTTCCCGAACGAAGACCACCTGAAAAAATAAGGTTCTAA
- a CDS encoding aldehyde dehydrogenase family protein, with amino-acid sequence MHDIAAALGLTETMAGACTGSSWLKCGGEEVACRSPIDNQLIAAVQQATAEDYARLAATAREAFLQWRTVPAPRRGEIVRQIGNAVRAHKRELGALVSLEVGKIRVEAEGEVQEMIDICDFAVGQSRMLYGLSMHSERPRHRMYEQWLPLGPIGVITAFNFPVAVWSWNAMIALVAGDPVVWKPSSKACLTALALMKIIAPVLAENRVPEGVLNVIIGGRHQVGEALVQDRGLPLVSATGSVAMGREVARKVSSRLGRTLLELGGNNAVIVTPSADLQLAVRAILFGAVGTAGQRCTTIRRAIVHREIFASFTESLIGAYRQVVVGNPLEDGVLMGPLIDGQAVARMQEALEKLQDEGGRILYGGEVLSGGLYDAGTYVRPCICEASNDFDIVKQETFAPILYVIPYDDLQEAIHYQNDVPQGLSSAIFTSELGESELFLSCEGSDCGIANVNIGTSGAEIGGAFGGEKDTGGGREAGSDAWKAYMRRQTVTINWSRELPLAQGIEFDVES; translated from the coding sequence ATGCATGACATTGCCGCAGCCCTGGGATTGACTGAGACAATGGCTGGTGCTTGCACGGGCAGCAGCTGGCTGAAGTGCGGTGGCGAGGAAGTGGCCTGCCGCTCACCCATAGACAATCAGTTGATAGCCGCGGTGCAGCAGGCCACAGCAGAGGATTATGCTCGACTGGCGGCAACAGCCAGAGAGGCGTTCTTGCAATGGCGGACGGTACCCGCTCCCAGGAGAGGAGAAATAGTGCGCCAGATTGGCAACGCTGTCAGAGCTCACAAGAGAGAACTGGGGGCGCTGGTGAGCCTGGAAGTTGGCAAGATCCGCGTGGAGGCAGAGGGCGAAGTGCAGGAAATGATTGATATCTGTGATTTTGCTGTGGGCCAGTCCCGCATGCTCTACGGCCTCAGCATGCACAGTGAACGGCCGAGACACCGGATGTATGAACAGTGGCTGCCCCTCGGCCCCATAGGGGTTATCACTGCCTTCAACTTTCCGGTGGCTGTGTGGTCCTGGAATGCGATGATTGCCCTGGTGGCTGGAGATCCGGTGGTGTGGAAGCCGTCCAGCAAGGCATGCCTCACAGCCCTGGCCCTCATGAAGATCATTGCACCGGTGCTCGCGGAAAACAGGGTGCCCGAAGGAGTGCTCAACGTTATAATCGGCGGCCGCCATCAGGTGGGAGAAGCCCTGGTGCAGGACAGGGGACTGCCGCTCGTTTCAGCCACTGGCAGCGTTGCCATGGGCCGGGAGGTGGCCAGGAAAGTGAGCTCCAGACTGGGTAGAACTTTGCTGGAGCTGGGGGGCAACAACGCGGTAATAGTCACGCCCAGCGCTGATCTGCAGCTTGCGGTGCGGGCCATACTTTTCGGGGCGGTGGGTACTGCTGGCCAGAGGTGCACCACCATCAGGCGGGCGATTGTCCACCGGGAGATCTTTGCCTCTTTTACAGAGAGCCTCATCGGTGCCTACCGCCAGGTGGTAGTCGGCAATCCCCTGGAAGACGGCGTCCTCATGGGCCCCCTGATTGACGGCCAGGCCGTGGCTCGCATGCAAGAAGCCCTGGAGAAGCTGCAGGACGAGGGCGGCAGGATACTCTACGGCGGCGAGGTGCTGAGCGGCGGCCTTTATGATGCGGGCACCTATGTGCGGCCGTGCATATGTGAGGCCAGCAATGACTTTGACATTGTCAAGCAGGAGACCTTCGCGCCAATCCTCTATGTCATTCCATATGATGACCTGCAAGAGGCGATTCATTATCAGAACGATGTGCCCCAGGGCCTCAGTTCAGCCATATTTACCAGTGAGCTGGGCGAGAGCGAATTGTTCTTGAGCTGTGAGGGCAGCGACTGCGGCATTGCCAATGTGAACATTGGTACTTCAGGTGCGGAGATCGGCGGTGCTTTTGGAGGTGAGAAAGACACGGGCGGCGGGCGTGAAGCTGGCTCTGATGCCTGGAAAGCCTATATGCGCCGCCAGACGGTCACCATCAACTGGTCCAGGGAGCTGCCCCTGGCGCAGGGCATAGAATTCGACGTGGAAAGCTGA